A window from Lactiplantibacillus pentosus encodes these proteins:
- the purD gene encoding phosphoribosylamine--glycine ligase, translating into MAKVLVVGGGGREHAIAKAMLASPQVGTVYCAPGNPGMVADGIQTIAIDELDFAGLADFARANLVAVTFVGPEVPLAAGIVDYFQAAGLAIFGPNQAAAQLESSKVFAKDFMQRHQIPTAAYQQFHELAPALAYSQQQSLPQVIKVDGLAAGKGVTVATSYEQAATALTNAFENSSTVLIEDYVDGFEFSQMVLVGGDRYVLLPTAQDHKRLQDHDRGPNTGGMGAYSPVPQITPAIIQQTVTTIVEPTIAGLKADGLSFEGVIYVGGILTADGVQVIEYNLRLGDPETQILLPQLQSDFYQVIVDLLQHRQPHAEWQTVSSYLGVVLAAPGYPGKAQAGVPVPTLAGADYASVAGTPDQLVSAGGRVMMVTASAASLAGAQKAVYRQIDQLAVGDLIYRHDIGAKGIAATTD; encoded by the coding sequence ATGGCGAAAGTATTAGTTGTTGGCGGTGGTGGTCGTGAACACGCGATTGCTAAGGCGATGTTAGCAAGTCCACAAGTGGGTACGGTCTATTGTGCGCCAGGTAATCCCGGCATGGTCGCGGATGGGATTCAAACGATTGCGATTGATGAACTCGATTTCGCCGGATTGGCCGATTTTGCCCGCGCCAATCTAGTGGCAGTGACGTTTGTTGGTCCAGAAGTGCCCTTGGCAGCCGGTATCGTGGATTATTTTCAGGCAGCCGGGCTAGCCATTTTTGGCCCGAATCAAGCCGCAGCCCAACTAGAAAGTTCGAAAGTTTTTGCCAAAGACTTCATGCAACGGCACCAAATTCCGACAGCCGCTTATCAGCAATTTCACGAGCTCGCGCCAGCATTGGCCTACAGTCAGCAACAGTCATTACCTCAAGTTATCAAGGTCGATGGTCTGGCGGCTGGCAAGGGTGTAACGGTGGCGACGAGTTACGAGCAGGCTGCGACTGCACTCACTAACGCTTTTGAAAACAGTTCGACGGTGTTGATTGAAGATTATGTCGATGGGTTTGAATTCTCACAGATGGTCTTGGTCGGCGGAGATCGCTATGTCCTATTACCGACAGCGCAAGACCATAAACGACTTCAGGACCATGACCGCGGCCCCAATACGGGCGGCATGGGTGCTTATTCGCCAGTGCCCCAAATTACGCCGGCCATTATCCAGCAGACGGTTACCACGATCGTCGAACCGACGATTGCTGGTTTGAAGGCAGACGGGTTGAGTTTTGAAGGCGTGATTTATGTCGGTGGCATTTTGACGGCTGACGGTGTTCAAGTGATTGAATATAATCTGCGGCTCGGTGACCCGGAGACTCAAATCCTCTTACCACAATTACAAAGTGATTTTTATCAAGTCATCGTTGATTTGCTTCAGCATCGGCAACCACATGCTGAATGGCAAACGGTATCCAGTTATCTTGGCGTCGTGTTGGCGGCACCGGGTTATCCTGGAAAGGCGCAAGCCGGTGTGCCAGTCCCCACTTTAGCCGGGGCGGATTACGCGAGTGTTGCCGGTACGCCTGACCAACTAGTGAGTGCGGGTGGCCGGGTCATGATGGTGACGGCCAGTGCCGCTAGTCTGGCAGGCGCACAAAAGGCTGTCTATCGACAAATTGATCAACTGGCTGTCGGTGACCTGATTTATCGCCATGATATTGGGGCTAAGGGGATTGCGGCAACCACTGATTAG
- the purH gene encoding bifunctional phosphoribosylaminoimidazolecarboxamide formyltransferase/IMP cyclohydrolase: MTKRALLSVSDKQGLTDFAKGLVALDYDLISTGGTKKALEAAGIPVTGIEAVTGFPEMLDGRVKTLHPKVHAGLLARRDVPAHMAQLAEAGIEPIDMVVVNLYPFKATIQRPDVTQAEAIEQIDIGGPSMLRSAAKNFAAVLPIVDPRDYDQILTALQADEVTPELRQRLAAKVFQHTAAYDALIAQYLTTEEFPEKLTLTYDKKQALRYGENSHQQAAFYENALPTNFSITGAQQLHGKELSYNNIKDADAALRMVSEYQQPAVVAMKHMNPCGVGLGTTIEEAWDKAYEADSISIFGGIIALNRPVDLATAEKMHALFLEIIIAPSFDDDAFAVLAKKKNLRLMTVDFDQAHTADKFETISVGGGLLRQEVDAAFETPADFTVVTKTQPTEVQLQALAFGQQVVKHVKSNAVVVTTADRTLGIGSGQMNRIDSTKIAIEKAMSKAGYENAILASDAFFPMDDCVEYAAQHGIRAIVQPGGSIRDKDSVAMADRYGIAMVTTGVRHFRH, from the coding sequence ATGACAAAACGTGCGTTGTTAAGTGTTTCTGATAAGCAAGGATTAACTGATTTTGCGAAGGGGCTGGTCGCCTTAGACTATGACCTCATTTCGACCGGTGGGACTAAAAAAGCGCTTGAAGCTGCTGGTATCCCGGTTACTGGCATTGAAGCAGTTACCGGCTTTCCAGAAATGCTTGACGGTCGAGTTAAGACGCTCCATCCCAAGGTTCACGCCGGCTTGCTAGCGCGCCGCGATGTGCCCGCTCACATGGCCCAACTCGCTGAAGCAGGGATTGAACCGATCGACATGGTCGTCGTTAATCTATACCCATTTAAGGCAACGATTCAACGGCCAGATGTGACTCAAGCCGAAGCTATCGAGCAGATTGATATCGGCGGTCCGTCCATGTTACGTTCAGCTGCTAAAAACTTTGCGGCAGTACTACCGATCGTTGATCCACGGGATTATGACCAAATTTTGACAGCACTGCAAGCAGATGAAGTGACGCCAGAATTACGGCAGCGACTAGCGGCAAAAGTCTTCCAGCACACTGCGGCGTATGATGCCTTAATTGCGCAATATTTGACGACTGAAGAATTTCCAGAGAAACTGACGTTGACTTATGATAAAAAGCAGGCGCTACGGTATGGTGAAAACAGTCATCAACAAGCGGCCTTTTATGAAAATGCATTGCCAACCAACTTCTCGATTACTGGCGCGCAACAACTTCATGGTAAGGAGTTATCCTACAACAATATTAAGGATGCTGATGCTGCATTGCGGATGGTCAGCGAGTATCAACAACCAGCCGTCGTCGCAATGAAACATATGAATCCATGCGGTGTTGGTCTCGGGACGACCATTGAAGAAGCGTGGGACAAAGCTTATGAAGCCGACTCCATCTCGATTTTCGGTGGCATTATTGCCTTAAACCGTCCCGTGGACTTAGCAACTGCTGAAAAAATGCACGCGTTGTTCTTGGAAATCATCATTGCACCAAGCTTCGATGATGATGCCTTTGCGGTCTTGGCGAAGAAGAAAAATCTGCGGTTAATGACGGTCGACTTTGACCAAGCCCACACCGCTGATAAATTTGAAACGATTTCAGTCGGTGGCGGCTTACTCCGTCAAGAAGTGGATGCTGCTTTTGAAACACCAGCTGATTTTACTGTCGTGACCAAGACCCAACCAACCGAAGTGCAACTGCAAGCGTTGGCGTTTGGCCAACAAGTGGTCAAGCACGTGAAGAGTAATGCGGTCGTGGTGACAACTGCGGACCGGACGCTCGGGATTGGATCCGGTCAAATGAACCGGATCGATTCGACTAAGATTGCGATTGAAAAAGCGATGTCTAAAGCTGGCTATGAAAATGCTATTTTAGCCTCGGACGCCTTCTTCCCGATGGATGACTGCGTGGAATATGCAGCCCAACACGGTATCCGGGCCATCGTTCAACCCGGTGGTAGTATTCGGGATAAAGATTCAGTTGCAATGGCAGACCGGTATGGCATCGCGATGGTCACAACTGGTGTGCGGCACTTCCGGCATTAA
- the purN gene encoding phosphoribosylglycinamide formyltransferase — MLKQIAVFASGNGTNFVALHQAIAARALPATIALLVCDQPQAPVIAKARALQVPVLIVDFHDYANKAAAEEIILTALQARQIDAVLLAGYMRIIGATLLTAYPHKIINLHPALLPKFPGRHGIEDAFAAGVSETGVTIHYIDAGIDTGQIIAQRTVPVKSDDTLATLATRIHDCEHQFYPDVLQTLINEGAI, encoded by the coding sequence ATGCTTAAACAGATTGCTGTCTTCGCTTCTGGCAACGGCACGAATTTCGTCGCCCTACATCAAGCGATTGCTGCGCGAGCATTACCGGCAACGATTGCGTTACTCGTTTGTGACCAACCGCAGGCACCGGTGATTGCCAAGGCGCGTGCGTTGCAAGTGCCAGTCCTCATCGTTGATTTTCATGACTATGCGAATAAGGCTGCGGCTGAGGAAATTATCCTTACGGCGCTACAGGCACGCCAAATCGACGCAGTTTTATTAGCCGGTTACATGCGGATTATCGGCGCAACCTTGTTGACCGCCTATCCGCATAAAATTATTAATCTTCACCCAGCGTTACTGCCTAAATTTCCTGGTCGTCATGGCATTGAAGACGCCTTTGCAGCCGGTGTCAGTGAGACTGGTGTGACGATTCATTATATTGATGCGGGTATCGATACCGGTCAAATCATCGCGCAACGGACAGTTCCCGTTAAAAGTGATGATACGTTAGCGACTTTGGCAACTAGAATCCATGATTGTGAGCACCAATTTTATCCAGACGTTCTACAGACACTCATTAATGAAGGAGCAATTTAA
- the purM gene encoding phosphoribosylformylglycinamidine cyclo-ligase, translating to MSDAYKRAGVDINAGYEVLKTVKQMSGNAQLGAFGGLFPLDAKTTGNEPVLVAGTDGVGTKLLVAIAANQHTTIGIDLVAMCVNDILAQGATPQFFLDYLGLGHTDQARVKAILSGVVTGCQQAHTALIGGETAEMPDMYGEQHYDLAGFAVGVANRADLLSPTNVTVGDVLIGLPSNGLHSNGFSLVRDILFKQHDYQLTTVFEELGHDLQTELLRPTTIYVDAVQPLLQQKLIASIAHITGGGLIENVARALPAGLSAHLKPETWPVPPIMPLLAKLGDLTTSDLRSTFNLGLGMVLIVHPEQVNAVTASLTANHQAYYQVGTVQAGDTPVVFEEAKHA from the coding sequence GTGAGTGATGCGTATAAGCGCGCTGGTGTGGATATTAACGCGGGCTATGAAGTCTTAAAGACGGTCAAGCAAATGAGTGGGAATGCACAATTGGGGGCTTTTGGGGGCTTATTCCCGTTAGATGCGAAGACAACTGGCAATGAACCAGTGCTGGTTGCGGGCACGGATGGCGTTGGGACCAAGTTACTAGTGGCGATTGCTGCTAATCAGCATACGACGATCGGTATTGACTTGGTGGCAATGTGCGTAAACGATATTTTGGCACAGGGCGCCACGCCGCAGTTCTTCTTGGACTATTTAGGCCTGGGACATACCGACCAGGCGCGCGTCAAAGCGATTCTTTCAGGCGTTGTCACGGGGTGTCAGCAGGCGCATACCGCACTAATTGGGGGCGAAACCGCTGAGATGCCGGATATGTACGGCGAACAACACTACGACTTAGCGGGTTTTGCTGTTGGTGTCGCGAATCGGGCAGACTTGTTGTCACCGACGAATGTCACAGTTGGCGACGTGTTGATTGGGTTACCATCTAACGGTTTGCATTCCAATGGTTTCAGCCTGGTCCGTGACATCTTATTCAAACAGCATGACTATCAACTAACGACGGTCTTTGAAGAATTGGGACATGATTTGCAGACTGAACTACTACGGCCAACCACGATTTATGTCGATGCTGTTCAACCGTTATTGCAGCAAAAGCTCATCGCAAGTATCGCGCACATCACGGGTGGTGGCTTGATTGAAAACGTGGCGCGGGCGTTACCAGCAGGCTTGAGTGCCCACTTGAAACCAGAGACATGGCCGGTTCCACCAATCATGCCGTTACTGGCGAAATTAGGCGACTTGACGACATCAGATCTGCGGTCGACCTTTAATTTGGGCCTCGGGATGGTGCTCATCGTTCATCCCGAACAAGTGAATGCCGTGACGGCGAGTTTGACGGCTAACCACCAAGCCTACTATCAGGTTGGAACGGTTCAAGCAGGGGATACTCCGGTCGTTTTCGAGGAGGCTAAGCATGCTTAA